The segment TATGTGATGAAGAAATAGACGAACTTGACATTGACTGCTATGTCATGGAAAATATGGATGAATACACTGATAGCGAGATAATAGATGCCTGCAATACATCATGGGATGACCTTTGCCAGATACAGTATACAAGCGGTACGACAGGCAAACCTAAGGGTGCCATGCTGACACATGGAAACTGGTTTAGTGCAATACAGAATGAATGTGACGTGCTTAACATGGACCACAACAGCGTAATGTTCTGTATCTACCCAATGGCCCATGTAGGTATATCCTGGGCTATTGCAACTCTAAGAAAGGCGGCGTTGTGTATAACGAAAAACAGGTACACATTTGACGAATACCTTGATATCATCTTTGAAAACAGGGTAACGCATGCGACTGGTATGCCACCGGTAATTCACTCAATAGTCACCAACCCGGATAAGGTACAGAATAAACTGTACACCGTTAAAAGCATGGTATCCGGTGGTGGACCATTGCATAAGGATATCTGGAAGAAATTCTATAAGAAATATGGAATAGCAGTACTTAACGCTTATGGTTCATCAGAGACCATTGTAATCGGTACGGGTACCGTAATCAGACCGGAAGACTATGCATTTGCAGATAAATTTGAAAGTGTAGGCCATCCGGTGTGCTTCAGTGAAGTAAAGATTGTGGATACCGATGATGCAAGCATTCAAATGGACGTCAACTGTCAGGGAGAAATAGCACTGAGAGGCCCGTCAATTGCAAAGGGTTACTGGAATAAACCGGAGGCAAACGAGAAGACGTTCCTGGAGGATGGCTGGTTCTTGACTGGTGATATAGGATATATTGATGAGGACAATCGATTATTCATCACCGACCGCAAGAAGGACATGATTATCATGTCAGGATGGAAGATATATCCAACGGAAGTGGAGGAAGTGTTAATAGAACATCCATCCGTAAATGAAATAGCGGTCTTCAGCCTTCCTCATGAACACAGGGGCGAAATACCAGTTGCCGCAATCATATGGAACGACAAGGAAGATAGTGATTCACTCCTGGAATATGCATCAAATAACCTGGCAAGATACAAGATACCTCGAAGATTATTTACCACCGATAGTCTTCCGAGAGTAAATGGTTGGAAACTCCTCAGACGTCAATTAAAAGAGATTTATATAAATTACGAATAGTTTCCAATTCATTTATGACTAAAAAAAATAATGGAAAATATTTATAAGAAGTGCTAAATAACTTAATAATATATAAAGACTATAATTATACTTTCATCAATACATATATTTTAAGGGGATTAACTATGCATGGAAAAGAAATTAGTGAAAATGTAGAGGAATACTTGGAAACCATATATAAAAAAAGCTTATCCGATTCTATGGCCAAAACTACTGAAATATCCAAGGATTTGGGAATAGCACCAGGTAGTGTTACCCAAATGCTAAAAAAGTTGGAACAGGACGGATACGTGGTATACTACCAGTACAAGGGTGTTACACTAACAGATAAGGGTTATAAAATTGCAAGAAGCATCGTTAGAAAACATCGTATACTTGAAACATTCCTGTATGAAATATTAAACATCAATATAGAGGATTTACACGAACAGGCATGTGCCATGGAACACTCACTGTCTGATGAAGCCGAAAGAAAGCTATGTCAATTATTGGATTATCCAAATCAATGTCCTGATGATCATAACATCATACCAGTATGTGACTTGAACATATCCACCTGCTATGAATGTTCCAAGGTAGCCAACATCAACGAAATACCTCGCAGGATTGAAAATCTTGTATCCATCAGTGACATGAGACCACAGCAAAGGGGAAAAATCAAGTTTATCAGGGGTTCCAACGAGACACTTCAAGAACTGCTTGACTTGAATATTACATTAGAGTCAGAGATTACCATGATAAATTCAACTCCGCTTAACGGTCCTGTTAAAATCCTTGTTGATGGAAAAGATGTAATGCTTGATAAAGAATTATCATTTAATGCATTTGTTGAATTAGAATAATTCTATTTCACTATTTCTTTTCTATTACGTTTTCTTTTTTTATTAAAAGCTTCCTTTATTAATCATCCCAATAGAGTTTTCCAGTAATATTGATTAATATAATCTTAGCATAATATACATAATGCCAAATTCTAAAGATATATTAATCTTTAAATCTAAAGTATAATATAATAAAATATGGAGTGATATTTATGAAATACAAATGTATGTTATGTGGATGGACATATGACCCAGAAAAAGGAGATCCATCAAAAGGTATTGAACCAGGAACCGCATGGGAAGACCTTCCAGATGACTGGAAATGTCCATTATGTGGTGCTGGAAAAGACATGTTTGAAGCAGTAGGATAAATGGGACATATTTAAGAGTCTTCATTTATTCCAATCCTTTAACTTTTTTTAATAATTTTTTAATACAAATTTATATCATCATTATAGAAATTTCAATATAATAATCTCTTTTTAAGTATCCACATTAAAATACATAAAATATACTATTTAATTAAGGACATTCATCCTACAGGTAACCCCCCAATCAATACACTTCCATAACAAAATATCATTAAATTAAACATTTCATAAGTGAAAATATCAAGTATTACATAGCATATTCAAAAAAACTTATTTAAAAAATATAAATATATAAATTATAATAAAAACAATATAATAATATAATATAAATTATTAAACCAGTTAAAGGTGGTGATGTAATGTTACTAGTTGAAGGAGAAGTAGGCGGAAAAAAATATCAAGAACCGTTTTCAAAAGGAATACTATCAAAATCCCTGATAAGGGCGGAACTAGAACCAGCAAGAGCATATGCCATAGCAGCCGAAATAGAGGAAAAGATAAAAAGTGAAGATAAAGAAACTATAGCAATAACAGAACTTATAAAAATAGTTAAGGAAAAACTTGAACAAGAAGATCCTGATCTTGCAAAGAAATACATCATATGGAAGGAAATAAAAAGATCAGAAGACCCGTTAATCATATTAATCGGAGGAGCAAGTGGTATAGGTACATCATCCATTTCATTTGAACTAGCAAATAAACTTGGAATCAAAAACATGTTAAGTACCGATATGATACGTGAAGTAATGAGAAAAATTGTGTCAAAAGAATTATGTCCAACATTGTTCGAGTCAAGCTATACCGCGGCGGAATCCCTGAGAACACCAGCACCTCCAGAATTTGACAAAGTCCTTCTCGGATTTAAGGACCACGTTGAAACCGTTAGTGTAGGAGTAAACGGTGTAGTCGAACGTGCAATAAAAGAGGGTATAAGCATAGTAATAGAAGGAGTACATATAGTTCCGGGTTTTATAAGTGAAGAATTACTGGATACGCCTAATGTACACATGTTCATACTTACATTATCCGATGAGGAGATACATAAAAGCAGGTTCTACTCCAGATGTAGACAGCTATGGGCAAGAAGACCACTTAAAAGATACCTGAAACACTTTACACCTATCCGTAAGACACATGACTACATAGCCAGTGAAGCTAGAATCCATCACATCCCCGTCATAGAAAATATTGATGTAACCACTACCATTGACAGTATGATTGAACACATACTGGCTGAAAAACAAAACAGAGAATAAATTTAACCCCCTCAAATTTAAACCTTTTTTTGAATCTGAGCCATTAAATTATATCAACTACTTACTCGAGAATTTATTCAAGAATAAATTATGAAATATCATGAAGATAATGGATTTACTGTAAAAAAATCAACATATAAAAAAATTGAGGGTGTTTAGGGGATGATTATTCATCATTTATCTTACTAGCTATTTTTACACCTAATTCAAAGCATCTTTCCAAATCCTCTTCAGTTGGAACATACTTTATTTCAAGGTTGTCCATCATTTCAAAACCGGCTTCTGCAAGTTTTTCATTCAACCAGTCAGGTCCGTTTCCACCCCAACCGTAAGAACCAAATGTTGCAGCATACCTTTTGATGCCAGTTCTTGCAAAATCCAACTCAACAGTGTAAAGGAGTATGTCCCCAATACTAGGATATACCTTATTGAATAATGTCGGCACACCCATCAGTACCGCCTTGCTTTCAAGCATGTCCTTTACGATTTCACTTCGTTCATCCTCTTTTAAGTAATGCATCTTGACATTTACCCCCTCACTCATCAAACCTTCAGCTATTGCATGTGCCATCGTTTGTGTAGAATAATGCATGGTATCATATATTAGGGTAGCCTGTGGTCTTTGACATACACCTGTAGCCCAATTCTGATATGCTTCCACTATTTTTGCTGGTTCTGTCCAGATTTGACCGTGTGATGGTGCAATCATCCTGATTTTTTCAATCAAACCGGCTTCAACCACTTCATTTAATTTCATGGTTAAAAGTGGTGTCAGTGGCGTTAATAAATTTGCATAGAATTTCTGTGCAGCATCAATTAACTCCGATTCGGGTATTTCATAGTCATATCGCTCCATCTTACAGAGGTGCTGACCAAACGCGTCATTGGAAAACAGTATTCCATCCTCTTCAAGAAATGTAAACATACTATCAGGCCAGTGAAGCATCTTGGCATCTATAAATGAAAAGGTCTTACTTCCCAAAGATAATTTATCTCCACTTTCAACAGTTACAAATTCTGCATTTGCCAATTCAGGATAATGATTTATCAGTGCAGGCTTTGCTATGGGCGTACAGTATATCGGTGCCTTAGGGAATTTTTTATGAATTTCCACCAATGCTCCACTATGATCCTTTTCAATATGGTTTTGTATTATGTAATCTATTTTCATATCTTTTTGTTTACATTCAAATGCATCCTTTATCCTTCCCCACATCTGTGCCGAATATCCGGGATATACATTGTCTATCAATACCGTTTTATCTCCACAGAATACTAGAAATGCATTATATGTTGTACCGGGTAGGGTATATCCATGATATTCCCGTCTATCCCAGTCAAGCGTTCCTACAAAATAAACGTCATCCATAATTTTATGTGCTTTTGCTTTCATAATCATCATATCATTTTTTTTCTTTCGTACAAAATGTGTTCTAATGTTTATATATTTAATTAAAAGTTATTATACTTAAGGCATGAAAAAATAAATTTAAGAAAATACACTGTTTAGATAGAAAAAAGAGTTAAATAGAAAAAATACCATCAATTATGTAAGTTAAAGGACACTAGACGATTATTATGTCCCGATAATTGGTTATATTTTCAAGATATATATTAAACAAATTATCAATATTGATTTAAGAATTCTTGAACTATTACAGCGTAATATGTTGATAATTGTATTATATGTTATCAGCTGAGGGGGTACTTAAAAATAGGTGACTTGAAGATTGAAGAAGATTGTATTATTGGGGAGACAATTGATATTGCATACAAACTTTAATCGGATACTGATTCTTGTGGGAACAATCCACATCTGTAGACCCAAAAAATAGAACTACATCATTTATTCTTGTGGGAACAATCCCCTTGGGTGTACACATCATTTTAAACGTGTTTTCGGTAATGCTTTTATATGACCCAATTGTTCCATTTATATAACATGAGCATTTATTACAACAGAAACCCTATAATAATAGTGACTTCACGATTCTACAACGGGATAGTAAAAATATATAATCATGGAAACTAAAGGAACAAAACAAAATTAAAATATTAATAGATCCAACTTAAAAAAATAGAACAAATATTAAAATATAAAGATAGCGTCAAAGAACAATTAGATTATATACTCCTAATTGTTGCACACACTAAAAATAGGAAAAAAATTAAATTATGGGGGGTTATTTAGGATTGCCAGAGGCCGTGTATTGTACAGAATTCCCTTGCTGTTACATCATCTGCTTCAGGAATTTTAAAGGTAGCTTCCGGTTTGTCTCCAGGTTGTAGGTATTGTTTATGTACTTGTCCGTCTGCTATTAATTCGATGAGTGCTATGTAATGGTTTTCATCCATTGGGTGTTCTACTTCTCCAACTTTTACGTGGTAAGCATCATCTACTCTTGTAATTACAGGTTTGTGTTTTACATCCCCTTCTCCCTCGGTTTTAGCTTCGATAACATCTAAACATGCTACATCCACATCTTGACCTGGGTAGATTAGTTCAATTATATTTCCACTGTTTTTACATTTTATTATGCTGGTAAAATCAAAATCCATAGTTATCTCTCCATTAAATTATAAAAAAGGGGGGTTAGGGTTTAGGCTGATTAGAATTCATCAACTAATAATTCGAAGTAGCTTGATGGGTGTTCACATATTGGACATACTTCAGGTGGTTTTTCTCCTTTGTATACGAATCCACATTTTCTACATACCCATGTGACTTCTTCGTCTCTGTTGAAGAATGTTTCACCTTCAACCATAGCCAGTAATTGTCTGTATCTTGCTTCGTGGTGTGATTCTACTTTTCCTATATTTCTTAATCTGCAGGCTATTACATCAAAGCCTTCTTCTTCTGCTACATCAGCAAATTCAGGGTACATGGATGTTGCTTCTTCGTTTTCACCTTCAGCTGCAGCTAATAGGTTTTCAGCTGTAGTTCCATAGGTAAATCCTACGCTTGTTGGAATGTCAATGCAATCTACATCTTCTTTTAGTTCCTGTATCATTTTGAATAATACTTTTGCGTGTTGGAATTCATTGTCTGCAGTTACTAGGAATATTTCTGCAATTTTTTCATATCCTTCTTTTTTAGCTATTTTTGAATACATTGTGTATCTGTTTCTTGCCTGACTTTCTCCGACAAAAGCTTTTGATAAATTTTCTAATGTTTTTACCATTATATCACCTATTATATGTATAAATATATTATTATGAAAAATTTCTAATATATTATTTTGTTAATTCTATTATATTTTTATTAGAATATATAATTATAGTATTTTAGTTTCGACAAAAAATAATCATAGGATATACTTATCAATTTCAGTATTAAGCAAAGAATAAAGAATAAAATTAAATTAAAGAACAATACTTTATTAAAAAAAAAATTAAATGGGGATTAAATTCTAGAATACCCAGAATACAGTTATTATAGCCGCGATGATAAATACCAATGGTGCCAATATCTTACTTACGGATAGTATGGATGAAATTGTATTTACAAGTTCTATTGACTTGTTTGGACCGAATGTTTTGATGTTTAATCTTTGTGTAGCTGATGCAACACTGACATCCTCCATGTCATCAAGTGCCTGTGGAATCAATTCCAGTATCGTGTCAATTAAAAGCTCTTTGTGTTTTGTACCGACTGTTAATCCTCCACCGGATATTGTGTTTACAAGGTGTGTGTCGGTAGTCATAACCTCTATCATGTCTATATCGGGATATTTGTCCTGAACGGCTTCTATGATTTCTTCACGTACTCCCTGTTTCATATTGTTTCCGTCAAAGACCACATAGAGCATCTTCTGGTCATCAACTTCGGTTATCATTATCTTGACACCGCAGTCTCCTATACCATCCTTGACGTCTATTTCATCAAGCAGGTCATATGCATATCCCATCCTTATAGGATACATGTCCTGTTTTTCAAGTTTCTTTATGGCCTCCTCGATTTGAACTACCCTGTAGTGACCCGGCATTAATCGATCGACGTTTCCTTCCAGACAGTTATGGCAGTCGACGACCACTACATTTTCTATACCGGTTACCTGTTTTGCCTGGTATTGCATTGCCAGACCTACTCCATAGTCTATATCATCCCCTGGTACCGGTGCAAATGTACTTAGGAGTACTACTCCATCATTGAAGAATTGTGCTCCTATCTTTGCATCCTCATATTGTACCCTCTGGAATTTACTTGCCTTATCGGAGTACTCCAAGTTTTCTAAGGCCAAGTTTACGGCATCGGTTATTTTATTTATCTCCTTGGCCGCAACTGGGTTGAAGTCATGTGTTGCCGCTCCATGCACCACTATTGAGAAGTCATCCAATTGCTGAGTGAGTATGCTTGGAAGGTTTCCTCCACCAAGTGAACCGACAGGCCCGGGGTGTACGTGTGGTGAGATGTAGTTTAACTTAACATTCCCATCCCTGTTTTTAAAGCTTATTAAGCTAACGGTTGTATCTATTGATTCACCCATGTTACTGAATACTTCTTCCATGGAGTTTGATCCTTCGGTTATGTGACCGATAAAGAGGCTTAATAGTTCAAGTCCATTTACTCCCAGGTTATTTCTCATAGGACTTTCAAGTATTGATACGAATGAGAAGATTGCAATTGCAAGTACTATTGCCCCTATTATAGCCTTAAGGTATAGACTTACTACAGAGTTCAGACTGGTTATCGCCATTGTTATGTAACTGATAAGTACAAACATACTTAAAATCAGTATCGGATGTATTAATCCTATTATAAGTCCCTGTATGAATTTTATATTGGATGTACTCCAGATGATAAGTGTCTCTATTGCAAATCCAAAGAGTATGCCTAATAACAATGAATTTACAAATATGTCCGTGTTGAATAGGAATCCGATTACGTCTCCTCCTACCAGTACAAGACATGTGATAAACATGCTTACAAAGGATAGGAAGAGTGCCTGTTTCTGCTTCATGTGTCTTTTCTTAAGAAGATTTACTGCAGAATGCACCAATCCTCCGGAAGCCATGGTGGTTAAACCTAATAGGAAGAATATCGTTGCTCCTCCACTTAAAAATGAATACACCACTTCCTCCATGTTTAATCCAATATCCAAACATCCCATTATTCCCCCGGCAAGGAAACTGAAGGTGAATATAAGAAATATTGAAATTTTAGATTCAGGTAGAGTAATCATGTATTTACTTAATTTCATCACTCTTTGTGTTACCGTCATAGTCTCATAGTTCCTATAAATTTTTTTAGATTATACAATTCATAAAATCTACATATAATATTATGTTTTACATTTGTTGATATTAATTATTATGGTGAGTGAAATTGTATGGGTCATCTGTAAAAATTAATTGTTTAGGGGCTATCCACAAAGCCCATATTTTTTAACATCTTTTTATTTAAAGGAGGGGTGAGGAAGGATTCTTTAATAATCTGTTATAATTGAAAGGGGATAAATATAATATTCCCCTTAAATGCAAGTTTAAATCGTATTTCATTAAAATTGTGATAATCTGATTAACAAGAATAAAGTGGGGTTTTTTATTATGAAAATTTGTGGCATCATTTTATGCCGATTAGTAGTGCATGTAATGGATAAAATACTATAATATGGTTATACATAAATAATTAATATATATTATATTTTTGTTTAAAAAAAATAAATGGGGAATTAATTTGGAATATGAATTAAATACACCATTAGATGATAGTGATATTAATAAATTAAAAGCTGGTGACACTGTATATCTGACAGGTAAGATATTTACTGCTCGTGATAGTGCTCACAAGAGAATTATAGAATCAAATGCTCCTATAGACTTAGAAGGTGTTGTTTTATTCCATGCCGGACCTATCATCAGGGAAAATGATGATGAATATGAAATTGTTGCCGTAGGTCCTACAACCAGTATGAGAATGAATCCATATGAAGCGGACGTACTTGATATGGGAGTCAAGGCCATAATAGGTAAGGGTGGAATGGATGAAAAAACCCATGAAGCTTTGGTACGTAACAATGCAGTATTCTTAACTGCCGTTGGTGGATGTGCAGCTTTATATGTAAGTAGCATTAACAAGGTTGACTGCGTATACTGGCTGGACTTGGGAATGCCGGAGGCCATATGGCAATTGGATGTGGAACGATTTGGTCCTTTAATAGTTACTATGGATTCCAATAACGTTAATTTATATAAAAAAGATAAAGAGGATTCAAAATGAATAGCAAAATACTTTCAATACTGTTAATTATATGTTCAGCGGCATTGATTGCTGGATTTTTCATTTTTACACCTACATATATTCAATCAAACGGTGATGTTAAACATTTTAGTGATAATGATATGTCCTTTGACATACCTAATACATGGACTGTATATGAATATGATGATCCTACCAAAACGCCGTTTTTATCAAGTAGACCATCATCACTCATAGTTGAACCGGCAAGTAAGTCAACCTACTCATATTATGACGGAAACATATCTGAGCTGGAACAAGATGGAGTCTTGAATACAAGTGCTACCAGTGCTACCGACGTTGCAATCGTTACATGTGAAATTACCAAAATGGATTCACTTCCAGAGGGCGTTACATTGGATAACGCTTATCAGTCTGACAGCATCTACGGCATTATGGAGTCATCAGGCAAGTTCAATCTGGACTCAGCTACTGTCATCCAGGTAGACGGTAAGGATGCACGTCAATTTGTATATACCGTTAGTTATACCAAGTATAAGGACACATGGATAAACGCCGACGGACATTACTATAGAATACTATGTCAAGCACCTACTACTTTCTTTGATGATGCCGGAAGTGTATTTGATAATATCATTAATACAATGAAGTTGAAATAAATCAACTTCCACTTTTTAATATTTTTTATTGATAAACTCTTTTTTAATTAAATATTATTTTTATATTTAAAATTATTACATTGCTTCTTTTTAACAAATATTATATAATACTGATTTTAATATATTATATAGAAATCGATTTTAGTGATAACATGTCAGATAGATTAGAGAATATTTTTATTAATTTTGCAAATTCACAGGAAGAATTGCTCAGTCAGATGAATTTAAGTAAGGAAGAATTCGTTGAGAACGCCAAGAAATGGTCGCAGACAGAGGATGGGAAACTTGAAATTCAGAAGTTTATATTGAATCAGGAAATTGATGATTTGAAAAGTGAAATTGCCGAGATTGAAAAGAATATTGCTAAAAAGGAAGAGTCTATCAAAGAAATTGATGCTGAATTAGCCAAGTTAAGTGGTGATAATAATGGTTGAAATGTCATTTAAAATGAAAGTTAAGCGTGAAGATCATGATGAAGAAAAACCTATGTATGTTGAAATTCCGGATTTAATTGTTGATGCATATTATCTTCGAGATGGTGATGAGGTAGAGTGGACTTACTTTGTTAACTGTAAGAATCAGAAGGAAGTTAAACTTAAAAGGGAATATACCGGTTTATAACCTTCTTTTTTCTCATTTTTTTGAATGTGTTGAAATTTTTTGTTTTGTGTTTTTTTAACTTTCTGATGTTGTGCCTTAATTATGTATTCTTGTTCACATTTTAGGAATAAGTACCCCTAACTGTTCACATATAGTGAACGAATTTTGCTATTTTTATTCATGTTTTAGGAACAAAAAGTCATTTAAAGACACTTTTTTGGAACATTTTTAAGTCTTTAAATTAGATAAAATACTTTAAAAAATTTTATTTTCAATAAAAACCATTTTTACTTTGTTATTTCTATTTTAAGTATTTTTCAATCACTTAATATTTATTTATCAAAAATGGATATTAAAGCATATTTATGGATTTTAAGTTATATTAATATGTCAATTTTCCACAAAAAACATGAACAATCATTTTTTACACATCACATCATTGATAAATCATATTACTTGAAATAATCAAGTATCTTCGGATAATTTTTTCAAAGATATTTTTCCAAATAAATTTTTTATTATTATTTTTGAAAATTTTTAGAAATATTCCAATAAATAATTAGTATATACCAAAAAAATTATAAATAATATAAAAATATAAATAAAATATAAACAATGTTTAAATTTACCGTGAAAAATAATGATTTAACATTTTTATATTAGAAATGATTATATAATATTAATTAAATTTTTAACATTTCAACATTGATGCAGTCATATGATTTTTATGGAAAGAATTGGTTATTAATTATTTATAAAATTGTATTACTGTATTGGAGATGCAATAATGGATATCAAAAACAAATATACTTCAGATACTGAAGATTTGATAAAATCCGTAAAGGATTACAAGTTACACTTAACTGTTTTGATAGCTGTAGTAATCTCAGAATACATCGGAATTATAACACTGGATTTGATGGGCATATCAATAATATTGATGCCACTGTTGTATTCATTAATACTTGCCGTGGCATTCTACCTGGCAAAGCCCGTTACATGGATAAAGGGAAAGCAATCCGAAAGATCCAGTGCCATAATGATGTTGCTGATAGGTCCACTTCTAGCAAAACTGGCAATAGCCAGTGGTCAAAACATTGGTATAATATTTAATGCAGGCCCGGCAATTCTTTTACAGGAAGTTGGAAACCTAGGTACTATCTTCGCAGCATTGCCTATTGCATTATTATTAGGATTTAAACGTGAATCAATTGGAATGACAAGTTCAATATGCCGTGAACCACAAATGGCAGTGGTAATAGACAAGTATGGTTTTACCTCTCCTGAAACAAGGGGATTTTTCACAGTATTCTTAATAGGTACTGTACTTGGAACACCATTTATCAGCCTATTAGTAAGCATACTTGCATATGTACTACCGTTACATCCGTTTGCCTTTGGAATGGCATGCGGTATAGGAAGTGCAAGTATGAATGCGGCGGCAGTGGCATCACTGTCAACCATATTCCCACAATATGCCACTCAAATGGAGGCATTCAGTGGAATGGCCAACCTGATTGCAATGGTTACAGGTATGTACGTATACATATTCGTTGCAATGCCACTCACGGAAGGATTATATAAAAGACTTGAACCACCAATAAATTCAATGTTAGAACGTAGAAAGGCCAAGAAGGAGAGTTGTTAGATATTGAATGACAAGATAACAATTAAAATACTAATCGAATGGATAGGTATACTGGTAATATTTTCCATCATATCCGCAATAGGTAATGTAATCGGATATCATTATCCCTTCATAGAATCCCTTATAGGAATGCTCATGCTATGCGGAATATCACTTGCCGGGCTTATCATCGAAAGATACGTGCCATGGGACATACCTTCAATCCTATACATCAGCCTTATAGGTTTAATACTGGCTTTACCGATATCACCAGTTTCCGGTACATTAATCTATTATACATCTCGTGTTGAATTGATATCATTGACAACCGTACTGCTTGCATATGCGGGTATTTCAATGGGTAAAGACCTGGGTGACTTCAAAAAGGTAGGAGTTAAGGGTGTTGTCGTAACATTCTTCGTAATATTCGGTACCTACGTAGGATCTGCATTGATTGCACAGGTTGTGTTAATGTTTACAGGAATGATTTAGATTTCGATTTAAATCATGCAAAACCTTTTTTTGTAATTCTAATTTTTTTTTGACTATAAATTATATTTGAGGAATAATTCCATATTAATAATATAACAATTAGATTGGCGTATTCATATGAATGATAAGATAACCAACATGAATATCAAGGATATTTTTAATTATAAACTACACATAACAGTCCTGATAATATTCCTGATATCTACATATATAGGAGTTATTAAATTTTCAATATTTAATACAATTACAATAATCATCCTACCACTCGTATTTTCACTTGCATTATCAATCATTGCATACACGTCAAAAGCCATAAAATGGATAGGCAAAAAAGAATCACAGACTGCCACCGCCATATTTATCATCATATTATGCCCACTAGTAGCAAAACTTGCCATTATAAGCGGGGCAAACATACATCTTCTATACCAGACAGGTCCGCTTATCATACTGGAGCAACTGGGAGATATAATGTGCGTTTTAATAGCACTACCCGTAGCAATACTATTGGGCTTTAAAAGAAAATCAATAGGCATGGCAAGCTCAATATGCAGAGAACCACAGATGGCGGTTATGGCAAACAAGTATAGTCTGGATTCCGAGGAAATGAAGGGTTTCATGATTGTATATCTATTTGGAATAGTGCTTGGAACTGTATTCATGAGCCTGATAGTCAACATATTATCATACATCATGCCAT is part of the Methanosphaera sp. BMS genome and harbors:
- a CDS encoding class I adenylate-forming enzyme family protein codes for the protein MINITTFLDANSCRLDKPVYYNIDRNKQYNSKDILSIVSEISRRLIDKNIKKGDRVLIYLENSPEYLFSFLALWRIGAVAVPTNRIYTISELQYFIDDCGAKLIICDEEIDELDIDCYVMENMDEYTDSEIIDACNTSWDDLCQIQYTSGTTGKPKGAMLTHGNWFSAIQNECDVLNMDHNSVMFCIYPMAHVGISWAIATLRKAALCITKNRYTFDEYLDIIFENRVTHATGMPPVIHSIVTNPDKVQNKLYTVKSMVSGGGPLHKDIWKKFYKKYGIAVLNAYGSSETIVIGTGTVIRPEDYAFADKFESVGHPVCFSEVKIVDTDDASIQMDVNCQGEIALRGPSIAKGYWNKPEANEKTFLEDGWFLTGDIGYIDEDNRLFITDRKKDMIIMSGWKIYPTEVEEVLIEHPSVNEIAVFSLPHEHRGEIPVAAIIWNDKEDSDSLLEYASNNLARYKIPRRLFTTDSLPRVNGWKLLRRQLKEIYINYE
- the rd gene encoding rubredoxin, which produces MKYKCMLCGWTYDPEKGDPSKGIEPGTAWEDLPDDWKCPLCGAGKDMFEAVG
- a CDS encoding metal-dependent transcriptional regulator is translated as MHGKEISENVEEYLETIYKKSLSDSMAKTTEISKDLGIAPGSVTQMLKKLEQDGYVVYYQYKGVTLTDKGYKIARSIVRKHRILETFLYEILNINIEDLHEQACAMEHSLSDEAERKLCQLLDYPNQCPDDHNIIPVCDLNISTCYECSKVANINEIPRRIENLVSISDMRPQQRGKIKFIRGSNETLQELLDLNITLESEITMINSTPLNGPVKILVDGKDVMLDKELSFNAFVELE
- a CDS encoding FprA family A-type flavoprotein; protein product: MKAKAHKIMDDVYFVGTLDWDRREYHGYTLPGTTYNAFLVFCGDKTVLIDNVYPGYSAQMWGRIKDAFECKQKDMKIDYIIQNHIEKDHSGALVEIHKKFPKAPIYCTPIAKPALINHYPELANAEFVTVESGDKLSLGSKTFSFIDAKMLHWPDSMFTFLEEDGILFSNDAFGQHLCKMERYDYEIPESELIDAAQKFYANLLTPLTPLLTMKLNEVVEAGLIEKIRMIAPSHGQIWTEPAKIVEAYQNWATGVCQRPQATLIYDTMHYSTQTMAHAIAEGLMSEGVNVKMHYLKEDERSEIVKDMLESKAVLMGVPTLFNKVYPSIGDILLYTVELDFARTGIKRYAATFGSYGWGGNGPDWLNEKLAEAGFEMMDNLEIKYVPTEEDLERCFELGVKIASKINDE
- a CDS encoding desulfoferrodoxin family protein, producing MDFDFTSIIKCKNSGNIIELIYPGQDVDVACLDVIEAKTEGEGDVKHKPVITRVDDAYHVKVGEVEHPMDENHYIALIELIADGQVHKQYLQPGDKPEATFKIPEADDVTAREFCTIHGLWQS
- a CDS encoding 2-phosphoglycerate kinase encodes the protein MLLVEGEVGGKKYQEPFSKGILSKSLIRAELEPARAYAIAAEIEEKIKSEDKETIAITELIKIVKEKLEQEDPDLAKKYIIWKEIKRSEDPLIILIGGASGIGTSSISFELANKLGIKNMLSTDMIREVMRKIVSKELCPTLFESSYTAAESLRTPAPPEFDKVLLGFKDHVETVSVGVNGVVERAIKEGISIVIEGVHIVPGFISEELLDTPNVHMFILTLSDEEIHKSRFYSRCRQLWARRPLKRYLKHFTPIRKTHDYIASEARIHHIPVIENIDVTTTIDSMIEHILAEKQNRE
- the rbr gene encoding rubrerythrin, giving the protein MVKTLENLSKAFVGESQARNRYTMYSKIAKKEGYEKIAEIFLVTADNEFQHAKVLFKMIQELKEDVDCIDIPTSVGFTYGTTAENLLAAAEGENEEATSMYPEFADVAEEEGFDVIACRLRNIGKVESHHEARYRQLLAMVEGETFFNRDEEVTWVCRKCGFVYKGEKPPEVCPICEHPSSYFELLVDEF